TAAGTGCTTTGTCTTTTCTTTTGCATAATTTGCTTCTGCTATTAATTTTTTCTTATTCTCTTCTTTATAATTATAAACGGTAGTTACAAATTCATTTCTTTTCTTTTCTTTAGCATTATTTATACTATCAGATAATATTATTCTTTCTTCACTTAATTCTTTCAAGTATGATTCGGATTGTAAAGATAAGATTTGATCAATTGCAAAAACTCTATCATTAGGTCTATTGTGATCTAAAGAAAGCTTATACATTAAATTAGCATAATATTGAGCTCTTTTTAAATTTCTATATTTTTCATTATAATAACTTAGAAAAGAATAACTTGAAAATAAACTTGCTATTTCATTCTTTTCTTTTTTAGCCTCTGCAATTTTTACGAAATCTTCTTCCTTAACAGGTTCATTATTTTCAAGTTTTGCATAGTTATAATTATCGATAACTTTCCACTGTAGATTAAGATTTAAACTGTCAAAGTAGGAACTCGTTTTTATCTTGAATAAGATATCTTTAGCTTTATTATACTTTTCTAATGAAATAAAATTATTAGCAATATTATTTAAATATCGATACTTTTTTACGGAGTCTTTTGTCAACAACAGAGCTTTATTATACCATTCTATAGCTTGTTTGTATTTTTTCGTCGAATTTGCATTAATTCCTAATGAGTTGTATATAGAGGTAGTTATTTTAGACTCTTTCTTTTTATCTTTCAATAGTTTTAAGGCTTCAACAAATGTAGAGTCACTTTTAAAATATAATTCTTTTGCATATTCTATGTTTCCCAAACTATACAATCTTTTTACTGTCTTCAAAGTATCTTTTAGTTTTACATTTAAATTTTTAGACAATAAAATGTATTTATATGCACTGTCTATCTGTGCTTGCTTTTTATAAACATAACCTAATTTATAATAGTATCTTGCTAGATCTTTATCTTCTTTAGTGATTGATATTTTCTTTTTAATTTTTTTGATATCATTATTTTCTTGACCAAACGAAAAATTATAATAAATCAAAAAAAAGAGGAGGACTAATTTGTTCAATTTCATCCTCCTAATTTACCTTTTTATAGATTATATATCAAGTATTTTTATCCATTATCAGATTCTGGATCTGGTTCAGGCTCTGGATCTGGATCCGGGTCATTATTTCCTCCATTTGAACCACCTCCAGTTCCTTGTATTTCTTGTTGTAAATCATTTGTAACTAAATTTTCTTCCGTTAAATCTGTACAAGATGTAAAAGTGGTGTTCCCTATAATCAATGCGAATATTACAAATAATCGTTTCATAATAAAATTCTCTATTAAAATTTGAGCATTAATATTCTTTCCAAGCAAGAGTGCTCAGTTCCAAAATATGCTTGGAAAAACCTAAAATTTTAAAAGAGTCGCGCGCCTCTTTCGCGGGAAGTAAGGTGTCTAATCAGCTTCGTTTAAAAGCTTCCCTTCTTAAAAAGTCAGCTGATATAGATCTCATAGAATGTGAAAAAATCGTTGTGTTTATATTTTGATTCCCCGATCAATCACATTGCAAAGATTCTGATTATTTGAGGTTTAGCATTTATCAAAAATTAATCAATTATTTATTGTAGAGGTATTGTATAGTTTATGGAAAACCGTAATCAATTTTTGGAGAACTCAATTACATTTGGGTAACATTTGTATAAAAATTGAGTAATTATGATTGAAAAACTTATTGTAGATTTTTTTCGTCGAGTGGAAGAAAGAGAAGGCATTACTAAAAGACATGGTAAAGCTAAATTTCTAGTAGAAGAATTACTTGAAAAAAAGTATGGTAAGTTTAATTATATAAGCATACAAAAAGCCTCTAGATTACATAAAAAATATGTTGAAGAGGAACATGATGAAAATGTAGCTATAAATGATTCTTTTCTTAAAAATGTTTTAGCTGAATATCTAGGTTATAAAGACTATGAGGACTTTCAAAAGCAAAACGAAGTTTTAATAGTTACTCCACAAAAGGGTAACGGCGATCAAGAAGTAGAACGAGGAAAAACAGAAGGAATAGAAATTATAAAAGAACCCGATATTCAAATTGCAAAAGAATATAAAAACTGGAAAAAAACAGGATTAGTAAGTATTACTATACTTTCTTCATTATACATTGCTATAATTATAAATAAAGATATTTTATTTAATTCAAATGAATGTATTGTGTGGAAAATTGACCATTATGAGAAATCTTCATGTTTCATCTCAGGTGCCATTGATAATACCAAACACAAAGTCAATATAGATTTATTTAAAAAAGTAGCTGTAGATACTAGCACAGTATTCTTCACTAACGGAAGACCTAATTATTGGTATGGAGAAAATGAAAAAGGTAAAGGTGAGTTCTTTACACATCGCGGTATTCATCCTCAAACAAAAAAAGAATTAAAACCTATAAATAGAATAATTATAAATTCTGAAGGATTATTAAATGAATAAAAAACTCTGTCAACATAGTTATTAACAGAGTTCCATAAAATATTTTATAACCTAAAATTATCTTCTACTATAGTTCGGTGCTTCTTTAGTAATTGCTACATCATGAGGATGACTTTCATTAATACCACTTGCCGTAATTCTAACGAATTTTCCAGTCTCTTTTAAGGTATCAATATCTTTTGCTCCACAATATCCCATTCCAGCTCTTAATCCTCCAACAAATTGATGAATACTCTCATATAATTCACCTTTGTAAGGAACTCTACCAACGATTCCTTCTGGAACTAATTTTTTAATATCATCTTCTACATCTTGGAAATAACGATCTTTAGAACCTTTTTTCATGGCTTCAACAGATCCCATTCCTCTGTACGACTTAAATTTTCTTCCTTCATATATAATTGTTTCTCCAGGACTTTCTTTAGTTCCTGCTAATAATGATCCTAACATTACACAATCTGCTCCTGCGGCAATTGCCTTTGGAATATCTCCTGTATAACGAATACCTCCATCTGCAATAACTGGAACTCCGCTTCCTTTAATAGCAGCAGAAACCTCTAACACAGCCGAAAATTGAGGAAAACCAACACCTGCTACAACTCTTGTTGTACAAATTGAACCTGGACCAATTCCTACTTTAATAGCATCAGCACCAGCTTCAACCAAATATTTTGCTGCTTCCGGAGTTGCGATATTTCCAACAACCACATCTAACTCAGGAAACTTCTCTTTTACATTTTTTAAAACTGTTACCACACCTTTTGTATGCCCATGAGCTGTATCAATAATTACAGCATCAACACCAGCTTTTACTAATGCTTCAGCTCTTTCAACAGCGTCGTACGTTACACCTAAAGCTGCAGCTACTCTTAACCTACCTAATCGATCTTTATTTGCAATTGGTTTTTGAGTGGTTTTTGTAATATCTCTAAATGTAATTAACCCAACTAATTTGTATTGATCATTAACTACAGGAAGTTTTTCAATCTTATTACTTTGAAGAATAATTTCTGCTTCTTGTAATGAAGTTCCCTCAGCTACTGTAATTAAGTTCTCTGAAGTCATTACTTCTGTGATAGCACGATCATTATCTTTCTCAAAACGTAAATCTCTATTCGTAACTATTCCTACAAGAGTTT
This genomic window from Tenacibaculum sp. 190524A05c contains:
- the guaB gene encoding IMP dehydrogenase — its product is MNAHSSKFVGEGLTYDDVLLVPAYSEVLPREVSIQTKFTKNITINVPIVSAAMDTVTESAMAIAIAREGGIGVLHKNMTIEQQAQEVRKVKRAESGMIIDPITLPLDAVVLDAKKAMREHKIGGIPVVNEEKTLVGIVTNRDLRFEKDNDRAITEVMTSENLITVAEGTSLQEAEIILQSNKIEKLPVVNDQYKLVGLITFRDITKTTQKPIANKDRLGRLRVAAALGVTYDAVERAEALVKAGVDAVIIDTAHGHTKGVVTVLKNVKEKFPELDVVVGNIATPEAAKYLVEAGADAIKVGIGPGSICTTRVVAGVGFPQFSAVLEVSAAIKGSGVPVIADGGIRYTGDIPKAIAAGADCVMLGSLLAGTKESPGETIIYEGRKFKSYRGMGSVEAMKKGSKDRYFQDVEDDIKKLVPEGIVGRVPYKGELYESIHQFVGGLRAGMGYCGAKDIDTLKETGKFVRITASGINESHPHDVAITKEAPNYSRR
- a CDS encoding ATP-binding protein, with product MKLNKLVLLFFLIYYNFSFGQENNDIKKIKKKISITKEDKDLARYYYKLGYVYKKQAQIDSAYKYILLSKNLNVKLKDTLKTVKRLYSLGNIEYAKELYFKSDSTFVEALKLLKDKKKESKITTSIYNSLGINANSTKKYKQAIEWYNKALLLTKDSVKKYRYLNNIANNFISLEKYNKAKDILFKIKTSSYFDSLNLNLQWKVIDNYNYAKLENNEPVKEEDFVKIAEAKKEKNEIASLFSSYSFLSYYNEKYRNLKRAQYYANLMYKLSLDHNRPNDRVFAIDQILSLQSESYLKELSEERIILSDSINNAKEKKRNEFVTTVYNYKEENKKKLIAEANYAKEKTKHLEQKSQKQQWIFTAIALLLTSITYIYYRRQKTKKEKVIEVYKTETRLAKRIHDELANDVYLTMNKLQNGESYSQTSLLSDLEHIYTQTRDISHENSPVVTGVKFREFLQQLFTDFSTDTRKVISKGITEVFIENLTEEKQIIVYRVLQELLINMHKHSKADIVVISFKEEKNKIKIQYKDNGLGATSIQFKGGLQNMETRIKSIGGTITFESENQKGFQVNFQFKK